Proteins from one Phaenicophaeus curvirostris isolate KB17595 chromosome 18, BPBGC_Pcur_1.0, whole genome shotgun sequence genomic window:
- the ADRM1 gene encoding proteasomal ubiquitin receptor ADRM1 isoform X2, producing MSSGALFPSLVPGSRGSSSKYLVEFRAGKMSLKGSTVTPDKRKGLVYIQQTDDSLIHFCWKDRTSGNVEDDLIIFPDDCEFKRVPQCTTGRVYVLKFKAGSKRLFFWMQEPKTDKDEEHCRKVNEYLNNPPMPGALGGNASGGHELSALGGGLGALTGPGLASLLGSGGPPTSSSSSSSRSQSAAVTPSSTTSSTRVTPAPSVPAAASVTSPSPVPSSGNGTSSATSPTQPIQLSDLQNILATMNVPSGAGGQQVDLATVLTPEIMAPILANAEVQDRLMPYLPSGESLPQTAEEIQNTLTSPQFQQALSMFSAALASGQLGPLMSQFGLPAEAVDAANKGDVEAFAKAMQNSVKSDQKEGDSKDKKDEEEDMSLD from the exons ATGTCTTCGGGTGCGTTATTTCCAAGCCTGGTCCCAGGCTCCCGTGGCTCTTCGAGCAAATACCTGGTGGAATTTCGGGCAGGGAAGATGTCCCTGAAAGGCAGCACTGTAACCCCAGACAAGAGAAAAGGCCTCGTGTACATTCAGCAGACTGATGACTCCCTCATTCACTTCTGCTGGAAGGACAGGACTTCAGGCAATGTGGAGGAC gatttgattatttttcctgatgacTGTGAATTCAAGAGGGTACCTCAGTGCACGACTGGTCGCGTGTATGTATTGAAGTTCAAGGCAGGATCAAAACGACTCTTCTTCTGGATGCAG GAGCCGAAGACAGACAAGGATGAAGAACACTGCCGTAAAGTGAATGAGTATCTTAACAATCCACCAATGCCTGGTGCTTTGGGTGGAAATGCAAGTGGAGGCCATGAGCTCTCGGCATTAGGAG GTGGGCTGGGTGCATTAACGGGTCCTGGGCTGGCCAGTCTGCTTGGAAGTGGGGGACCCCCGACCAGCAGCTCTTCGTCAAG CTCTCGCAGCCAGTCGGCTGCTGTGACACCATCTTCCACGACTTCTTCTACACGTGTAACGCCTGCCCCATCCGTTCCTGCGGCTGCATCTGTGACCAGTCCGAGCCCAGTACCAAGTTCGGGTAATGGAACCAGCTCAGCCACAAGCCCAACCCAGCCCATTCAATTGAGTGACCTCCAGAACATTTTAGCCACTATGAATGTGCCATCAGGAGCAGGAGGACAGCAAG ttGACCTGGCGACTGTTCTGACACCCGAGATAATGGCTCCCATCCTGGCCAACGCTGAAGTTCAAGATCGGTTGATGCCTTACCTTCCCTCGGGGGAATCTCTGCCGCAGACTGCAGAAGAGATTCAGAATACCCTGACGTCTCCTCAGTTTCAGCAG GCATTGAGCATGTTCAGTGCTGCCTTAGCTTCGGGACAGCTTGGCCCACTAATGAGTCAGTTTGGCTTACCCGCAGAGGCAGTAGATGCAGCAAATAAGGGAG ATGTTGAAGCCTTTGCCAAAGCAATGCAGAACAGTGTCAAGTCAGACCAAAAGGAAGGAGACTCTAAGGACAAGAAGGATGAAGAAGAAGATATGAGTTTAGATTAA
- the ADRM1 gene encoding proteasomal ubiquitin receptor ADRM1 isoform X1 — protein MSSGALFPSLVPGSRGSSSKYLVEFRAGKMSLKGSTVTPDKRKGLVYIQQTDDSLIHFCWKDRTSGNVEDDLIIFPDDCEFKRVPQCTTGRVYVLKFKAGSKRLFFWMQEPKTDKDEEHCRKVNEYLNNPPMPGALGGNASGGHELSALGGEGGLQSLLGNMSHNQLMQLIGPTGLGGLGGLGALTGPGLASLLGSGGPPTSSSSSSSRSQSAAVTPSSTTSSTRVTPAPSVPAAASVTSPSPVPSSGNGTSSATSPTQPIQLSDLQNILATMNVPSGAGGQQVDLATVLTPEIMAPILANAEVQDRLMPYLPSGESLPQTAEEIQNTLTSPQFQQALSMFSAALASGQLGPLMSQFGLPAEAVDAANKGDVEAFAKAMQNSVKSDQKEGDSKDKKDEEEDMSLD, from the exons ATGTCTTCGGGTGCGTTATTTCCAAGCCTGGTCCCAGGCTCCCGTGGCTCTTCGAGCAAATACCTGGTGGAATTTCGGGCAGGGAAGATGTCCCTGAAAGGCAGCACTGTAACCCCAGACAAGAGAAAAGGCCTCGTGTACATTCAGCAGACTGATGACTCCCTCATTCACTTCTGCTGGAAGGACAGGACTTCAGGCAATGTGGAGGAC gatttgattatttttcctgatgacTGTGAATTCAAGAGGGTACCTCAGTGCACGACTGGTCGCGTGTATGTATTGAAGTTCAAGGCAGGATCAAAACGACTCTTCTTCTGGATGCAG GAGCCGAAGACAGACAAGGATGAAGAACACTGCCGTAAAGTGAATGAGTATCTTAACAATCCACCAATGCCTGGTGCTTTGGGTGGAAATGCAAGTGGAGGCCATGAGCTCTCGGCATTAGGAG gTGAGGGTGGCTTGCAAAGCCTTCTTGGAAACATGAGCCATAACCAGCTCATGCAGCTGATCGGACCAACGGGCTTAGGAGGACTTG GTGGGCTGGGTGCATTAACGGGTCCTGGGCTGGCCAGTCTGCTTGGAAGTGGGGGACCCCCGACCAGCAGCTCTTCGTCAAG CTCTCGCAGCCAGTCGGCTGCTGTGACACCATCTTCCACGACTTCTTCTACACGTGTAACGCCTGCCCCATCCGTTCCTGCGGCTGCATCTGTGACCAGTCCGAGCCCAGTACCAAGTTCGGGTAATGGAACCAGCTCAGCCACAAGCCCAACCCAGCCCATTCAATTGAGTGACCTCCAGAACATTTTAGCCACTATGAATGTGCCATCAGGAGCAGGAGGACAGCAAG ttGACCTGGCGACTGTTCTGACACCCGAGATAATGGCTCCCATCCTGGCCAACGCTGAAGTTCAAGATCGGTTGATGCCTTACCTTCCCTCGGGGGAATCTCTGCCGCAGACTGCAGAAGAGATTCAGAATACCCTGACGTCTCCTCAGTTTCAGCAG GCATTGAGCATGTTCAGTGCTGCCTTAGCTTCGGGACAGCTTGGCCCACTAATGAGTCAGTTTGGCTTACCCGCAGAGGCAGTAGATGCAGCAAATAAGGGAG ATGTTGAAGCCTTTGCCAAAGCAATGCAGAACAGTGTCAAGTCAGACCAAAAGGAAGGAGACTCTAAGGACAAGAAGGATGAAGAAGAAGATATGAGTTTAGATTAA